One Alcaligenes ammonioxydans DNA segment encodes these proteins:
- a CDS encoding RidA family protein, whose amino-acid sequence MSGIRRIASPLPLPFSRATIAGGFLFLSGQIPYDAQGEVVRGSIQDQTHAVFDRLIEGLALANATLADVVKATVWLSDMALFADFNKVYAERFGDTLPTRSLVEAKLAKNVDVEIEVQAWLGDRA is encoded by the coding sequence ATGTCCGGTATCCGCCGTATTGCCAGCCCACTGCCACTGCCTTTTTCGCGTGCGACCATCGCTGGCGGTTTTCTGTTCCTGTCCGGTCAGATCCCTTACGACGCCCAGGGCGAAGTGGTACGTGGCTCCATCCAGGACCAGACCCACGCCGTCTTTGATCGCCTGATCGAAGGCCTGGCACTGGCCAACGCCACCTTAGCCGACGTGGTCAAAGCCACAGTCTGGCTGTCCGATATGGCCCTGTTTGCTGACTTCAACAAGGTCTATGCCGAACGTTTTGGCGACACCTTGCCCACCCGCTCGCTGGTTGAAGCCAAGCTGGCCAAGAATGTGGACGTGGAAATCGAAGTCCAGGCCTGGTTGGGCGATCGCGCTTAA
- a CDS encoding winged helix-turn-helix domain-containing protein — translation MGTVTVEQIFLLYDELTGLQHIAREAEQWGVRVQIVGTIGQCLSLASAAGVQAAFALSCQADKVFLHINRLRVVFPAAGIIVVRRDKMAGMERGHLMLAGADACFDREALPVEVVACVQALRRRGYALRQSVALAEPNCSKQVPTIPQTEPEADASLWELMEDGWTMLTPRGQAVLLTRGERRIVLVLFALSPQTVARDRLFPMEEKGGAQVRSVDVVISRLKRKLWALGEELPIRSVRGQGYAFVGSVPAVCQELARESLRKDGVYD, via the coding sequence ATGGGGACGGTGACGGTGGAGCAGATATTTCTGTTGTATGACGAGCTGACGGGCCTGCAGCATATCGCACGGGAGGCGGAGCAGTGGGGCGTACGGGTTCAGATAGTTGGAACGATAGGGCAGTGCTTGTCATTGGCATCGGCAGCAGGTGTGCAGGCGGCCTTTGCCTTGTCGTGTCAGGCAGACAAGGTTTTTCTGCATATCAATCGTCTGCGCGTGGTCTTTCCTGCAGCGGGCATTATTGTCGTGCGAAGAGACAAGATGGCCGGTATGGAGCGGGGGCATCTGATGCTGGCAGGGGCCGATGCCTGCTTTGATCGTGAGGCCCTGCCGGTCGAGGTGGTGGCCTGCGTTCAAGCCTTGCGTCGACGCGGCTATGCCTTGCGGCAAAGCGTGGCACTGGCTGAACCCAATTGCTCCAAGCAGGTGCCGACCATCCCACAAACGGAGCCCGAAGCCGACGCCTCTTTATGGGAGTTGATGGAAGACGGGTGGACCATGCTTACCCCGCGCGGACAGGCCGTATTGTTAACGCGAGGTGAGCGCCGTATTGTCCTGGTTTTGTTCGCCCTCAGTCCGCAAACCGTAGCACGTGATCGCCTGTTTCCGATGGAGGAAAAGGGTGGGGCACAGGTGCGTTCTGTGGATGTTGTCATCAGCCGTTTGAAACGCAAATTGTGGGCTCTCGGCGAGGAGCTGCCGATTCGCTCCGTGCGTGGTCAAGGCTACGCGTTTGTGGGCAGCGTCCCGGCAGTCTGTCAGGAGCTGGCGCGTGAAAGCCTCCGTAAAGACGGGGTTTACGACTGA
- a CDS encoding muropeptide transporter, translating to MSRVYTSPRVLPLLILGFASGLPLALVSGTLQAWATVEQVSLTEIGFLTLVGSAYTLKFLWAPLIDRYAPPFMGRRRGWILLTQLLLAGSIAAMGLFSPSVNLTALALLAVWVAFLSATQDIAFDAYCTDVLQAHERAAGAAVKVMGYRIAMIVSGGLALILADRWLGWANTYFLMGAFMALCALVTLVSPDPQEQSRPPRSLSEAVVAPLADFFSRPGAWSVLALIVLYKLGDAFAGALSTTFLIRAAGFTLSEVGTINKVFGLAATVVGALMGGAIMARLGLYRALMIFGLLQAVSNLGYWLIAIETAPSMWLMGMVVGLENLCGGLGTAAFVALLMALCNRTYSATQFALLSALSAVGRTYLAGPLTPLLVQTLGWPGFFICTVFIAVPGLLMLRCYRGLIQQLDA from the coding sequence GTGTCACGTGTCTATACCAGTCCCCGAGTCTTGCCTTTGCTGATTCTGGGGTTCGCCAGTGGCCTGCCCCTGGCCCTGGTGTCAGGCACTTTGCAGGCCTGGGCCACCGTGGAACAGGTCTCGCTGACCGAAATCGGCTTCTTGACCCTGGTGGGCTCGGCGTACACGCTGAAGTTTCTCTGGGCTCCCCTGATTGACCGTTATGCTCCCCCCTTCATGGGGCGTCGACGTGGCTGGATACTGCTGACCCAATTATTGCTGGCGGGCTCGATTGCCGCGATGGGCCTGTTTTCCCCTTCCGTGAATCTGACCGCACTGGCTTTGCTGGCCGTGTGGGTGGCTTTTTTGTCCGCCACACAGGACATTGCTTTTGATGCCTATTGCACGGACGTGCTGCAGGCCCACGAGCGTGCGGCGGGAGCGGCCGTCAAAGTCATGGGGTACCGCATCGCCATGATTGTTTCCGGTGGCCTGGCGCTGATCCTGGCCGATCGCTGGTTGGGCTGGGCCAATACCTATTTTCTGATGGGTGCCTTCATGGCACTGTGCGCGCTGGTGACCTTGGTGTCCCCCGACCCTCAGGAACAAAGCCGCCCGCCGCGCAGCCTGTCCGAGGCGGTGGTCGCGCCTTTGGCGGATTTTTTCTCTCGTCCAGGCGCCTGGAGCGTGCTGGCCCTGATTGTGCTCTACAAATTGGGGGACGCCTTTGCCGGCGCCTTGTCCACTACGTTTCTGATTCGTGCGGCCGGCTTTACCTTGTCGGAAGTCGGCACGATCAACAAGGTGTTTGGTCTGGCGGCCACAGTGGTCGGGGCCTTGATGGGGGGAGCGATCATGGCCCGCCTCGGGCTTTACCGGGCCTTGATGATTTTCGGGCTGCTGCAGGCCGTCTCCAACCTGGGTTATTGGCTGATCGCGATTGAAACCGCGCCGTCCATGTGGCTGATGGGCATGGTGGTGGGTCTGGAAAATCTGTGTGGTGGCCTGGGGACAGCGGCCTTTGTCGCCTTGCTGATGGCCTTGTGCAACCGAACCTATTCAGCGACTCAATTTGCCTTGCTGTCGGCCTTGTCGGCAGTGGGCCGCACCTATCTGGCCGGCCCGTTGACACCGCTGCTGGTTCAGACCCTGGGATGGCCAGGCTTTTTTATCTGTACGGTGTTTATTGCCGTGCCCGGTTTACTGATGCTGCGGTGTTATCGCGGCCTTATTCAACAGCTTGATGCGTAA
- a CDS encoding RidA family protein: MRLFALARHTLLVCSVAGLGISTAYAASTGKSTEPTAIKRFLADADMPFSRAVQAGDFLFLSGQIPLNEKGEIVRGSIEDQTNATLDRIEEALALAGADLNQLVKATVYLSDIALYDQFNKVYKERLGSNFPARSLVQAKLAGGVDVEIEVQAWTGAKPPAAKH, from the coding sequence ATGCGTTTATTTGCTTTGGCCCGTCACACTTTGCTGGTTTGCTCGGTCGCAGGACTGGGCATCAGCACCGCTTATGCCGCAAGCACAGGCAAGAGCACAGAACCGACGGCAATCAAACGCTTTCTGGCGGATGCGGACATGCCCTTTTCCCGCGCCGTGCAGGCCGGTGATTTTCTGTTTCTGTCCGGGCAAATTCCGCTGAACGAGAAAGGCGAGATCGTGCGGGGCAGCATTGAGGATCAAACCAATGCCACCTTGGACCGGATTGAGGAGGCCTTGGCCCTGGCCGGCGCCGACCTGAACCAGCTGGTCAAAGCCACCGTCTATCTGTCCGATATTGCCTTGTACGACCAGTTCAACAAAGTCTATAAGGAACGCCTGGGCAGCAACTTCCCGGCCCGTTCTCTGGTACAAGCCAAACTGGCAGGCGGGGTGGATGTTGAAATCGAAGTCCAGGCCTGGACAGGCGCCAAACCCCCTGCCGCCAAGCATTGA
- a CDS encoding sodium:solute symporter family protein, protein MQEAEFFTLSSTTAILLLLGFYGATFLMSLMIGQKKENVDGYMVSNSAVGFGLAAASMIATWVWAASFYASATSGYKYGLSGPLHYGLWGALMILFIYPFGRRFRQLAPQAHTLAEVLHARHGSSSQMIMAISNVVGSGISLMVNFTAAGALVSILSPLTFIQGVLIAGLGVLSYTLWSGFRASVMTDFAQLVAMILSAVVIIPLIFFNAGGPEMVQANWWRLDSEQANFYSTKAILEQGAPYFVAVLAYAIGNQTIAQRLFAVREDLIKPTFLTATIGYGAVVIGLGMLGLLALFTGLQPVDGNMNNIIPQMASTYLPPFGIALFFILVIGSLSSTADSDLAALSAIMMTDIYAKNIARGRPNPTRMLWWGRITMVVATMVGVIFASLRLDILVMLVFVGALWGAIVFPVIVSFYWDRVTNKAFSWSVLCAVVLFTIVRFELIPIEGVVAVFYEISASIGGGVVAGLMAFAFFNSRIAIAVGVIATAVLLPNFIGFLREYIVLLGSLTAYGVSAVVCVALSLRSQERFDFSVLAERVQSFHYDDTPAPGKQKTRQSQQGEPASARA, encoded by the coding sequence ATGCAAGAGGCGGAGTTTTTTACACTTTCAAGCACCACGGCAATCTTGCTGCTGCTTGGTTTTTATGGCGCGACATTCTTGATGTCGCTCATGATTGGTCAGAAGAAAGAAAATGTGGACGGATACATGGTATCCAATAGTGCAGTGGGCTTTGGCCTAGCGGCGGCCAGCATGATTGCCACCTGGGTATGGGCCGCGTCGTTTTATGCCAGTGCGACCTCAGGCTACAAGTATGGCTTGTCCGGGCCTTTGCATTACGGGCTGTGGGGCGCCTTGATGATTCTGTTCATCTATCCCTTTGGGAGGCGGTTTCGCCAGTTGGCGCCGCAGGCGCATACCTTGGCCGAGGTGCTGCACGCGCGGCACGGCTCGTCCAGTCAGATGATTATGGCGATTTCCAACGTGGTGGGAAGTGGCATCAGCCTGATGGTGAACTTCACGGCCGCTGGTGCGTTGGTCTCGATCCTTAGCCCTCTGACATTCATTCAAGGTGTGCTGATCGCCGGGTTAGGTGTGTTGTCCTACACCTTGTGGTCGGGATTTCGCGCCTCGGTCATGACCGATTTTGCGCAACTGGTGGCCATGATCCTGTCGGCTGTCGTTATTATTCCGCTGATTTTTTTCAATGCTGGTGGTCCAGAGATGGTTCAGGCCAACTGGTGGCGCCTGGACTCCGAACAAGCGAATTTCTATTCGACCAAAGCGATTTTGGAGCAAGGGGCTCCCTACTTTGTCGCGGTACTGGCCTATGCGATTGGCAACCAGACCATCGCGCAGCGCCTGTTTGCCGTGCGTGAAGATCTGATCAAGCCTACCTTTCTGACCGCCACCATTGGCTATGGCGCGGTGGTGATTGGTCTGGGCATGTTGGGACTGCTGGCCCTGTTCACCGGTCTACAGCCTGTAGACGGCAATATGAACAACATCATTCCACAGATGGCATCCACGTATTTGCCACCCTTTGGCATTGCCCTGTTTTTTATTCTGGTTATCGGCTCCCTGTCCTCCACCGCGGACTCGGACCTGGCGGCCCTGTCGGCCATCATGATGACGGATATCTATGCCAAGAACATTGCTCGCGGTCGACCCAACCCCACTCGCATGTTGTGGTGGGGCCGTATCACCATGGTGGTCGCCACGATGGTGGGGGTGATCTTTGCCAGCTTGCGTCTGGATATTCTGGTCATGCTGGTGTTTGTGGGCGCACTGTGGGGGGCAATCGTCTTTCCGGTCATCGTCAGTTTCTACTGGGACCGAGTCACCAACAAGGCGTTTAGCTGGTCGGTCCTGTGTGCCGTGGTGCTGTTTACGATTGTGCGCTTTGAGCTGATCCCCATTGAGGGTGTGGTAGCCGTGTTCTACGAAATAAGCGCTTCGATTGGGGGAGGCGTGGTGGCCGGTCTGATGGCGTTCGCTTTTTTCAACAGCCGTATTGCGATTGCGGTGGGGGTGATTGCGACCGCGGTTCTCTTGCCCAACTTTATCGGTTTCTTGCGTGAGTACATCGTGCTGCTGGGTTCCTTGACCGCTTACGGAGTCAGCGCGGTGGTGTGTGTGGCATTGAGTCTGCGCAGCCAGGAGCGTTTTGATTTTTCCGTGCTGGCCGAGCGTGTGCAGTCGTTTCACTATGACGACACTCCCGCGCCGGGAAAGCAGAAAACGCGGCAGTCACAACAAGGCGAACCCGCCTCGGCCCGCGCCTGA
- a CDS encoding CidA/LrgA family protein, translated as MIYAITALFAFQLLGEVLVQTLSLPLPGPLAGMLLLAAALLIRGGVPAALESTASVMLQNLMLLFIPAVTGVMLYFDRVADEWQPFLIATLGGTVITMVVTALVLNRLLKNRREEEK; from the coding sequence ATGATCTACGCGATTACTGCCCTGTTCGCCTTTCAGTTACTCGGCGAAGTCCTGGTGCAGACTCTGTCTTTACCGCTGCCCGGCCCCTTGGCGGGCATGCTTTTGCTGGCGGCCGCCTTGCTGATCCGTGGCGGGGTTCCGGCCGCCCTCGAGAGCACGGCCAGTGTCATGCTGCAGAACCTGATGCTGCTATTCATTCCCGCCGTCACCGGCGTGATGCTGTATTTTGATCGGGTGGCCGATGAATGGCAGCCCTTTCTGATTGCCACCCTGGGTGGCACCGTCATCACGATGGTGGTGACGGCTCTGGTGCTTAACCGCTTGCTCAAAAACCGTCGGGAAGAAGAAAAATGA
- a CDS encoding LrgB family protein has protein sequence MTDGLFQIWVFLSSSPLLWLTLTCSVYAGSVWMYRQSGSSPFLLPILVSVLVIVALLMLTRTPYPVYFEGAKFIHFLIGPATVALAVPLYSQLRQLRKIWKPLTIALLIGSVTAIFSTVLIAWALGGSMETIMSVAPRSATMPIAMALAEQFDGQPSLAAVAVAITGIAGTIMARPLLNLLRIDRPEARGFAVGVTAHAIGTARALQVHETIGAFSAIGLSLNGIMTAILVPFVPLILRWLGMV, from the coding sequence ATGACCGACGGACTGTTTCAAATCTGGGTCTTTTTGTCCAGCTCCCCCTTGCTGTGGCTCACCCTGACCTGCTCGGTCTACGCGGGCTCGGTCTGGATGTATCGTCAATCGGGGAGCAGCCCCTTTTTGCTGCCGATTCTGGTCTCCGTACTGGTCATCGTCGCTCTGCTTATGCTGACCCGCACGCCCTACCCAGTCTATTTCGAGGGCGCCAAATTCATTCACTTTCTGATTGGCCCGGCGACCGTCGCCCTGGCCGTGCCACTCTACAGCCAGTTGCGTCAGCTGCGCAAAATCTGGAAACCCTTGACGATTGCGCTGCTGATCGGTTCAGTCACCGCTATTTTCAGTACGGTTCTGATTGCCTGGGCCTTGGGTGGATCGATGGAAACCATCATGTCGGTCGCCCCTCGGTCGGCCACCATGCCCATTGCCATGGCATTGGCAGAGCAGTTTGATGGCCAGCCTTCCTTGGCAGCCGTGGCTGTCGCGATTACCGGCATCGCCGGCACCATCATGGCACGCCCCCTGCTGAACCTGCTGCGCATTGACCGCCCCGAAGCCCGCGGCTTTGCCGTGGGCGTGACGGCACACGCGATTGGCACCGCTCGCGCCTTGCAGGTCCATGAAACAATCGGGGCCTTCTCCGCCATTGGCCTGAGCCTCAATGGAATCATGACTGCCATACTGGTGCCCTTCGTGCCCCTGATCTTGCGCTGGCTGGGCATGGTCTGA
- a CDS encoding ATP adenylyltransferase family protein, whose protein sequence is MSKEILQRLDQLSQAALASGDLLPVQAQEELMHDQGLTFFVRWVSTLAAKDAASVSIPGGPRDPNFNPFLPPAPALTVADASPTHNIVLNKFAVCDLHLVLADKVFSEQLSPLRDIDFQVLANFLALQGGLGFYNGGGPAGASQRHKHTQWVPPAESNGSLALYLDELPAQAPVGSVHRHPALAFEHRFVRLLETQDPTTLSSSLLSAYQLACKELGLVMDEQGLLPPHNMLAGQGWLLVVPRSVELVDGISVNALSYAGCIYVRTPEQIERVRQIGPLAVLAQAAYTSTRQA, encoded by the coding sequence GTGAGCAAGGAAATTTTGCAACGCCTGGACCAACTCAGCCAGGCTGCGCTGGCCAGCGGGGATTTGTTGCCTGTGCAAGCTCAAGAAGAGCTGATGCACGATCAGGGGCTGACGTTTTTTGTGCGTTGGGTGTCCACTCTGGCGGCCAAGGATGCAGCCAGCGTCTCGATCCCGGGCGGGCCGCGCGACCCCAATTTCAATCCTTTCCTGCCCCCAGCACCGGCATTGACCGTAGCCGATGCCAGCCCCACCCACAATATAGTGCTGAACAAGTTCGCGGTCTGTGATTTGCATCTGGTGCTGGCTGACAAGGTGTTTAGCGAGCAGCTGAGTCCTTTGCGCGACATTGATTTTCAGGTTCTGGCGAATTTTTTGGCCCTGCAGGGCGGGCTGGGGTTTTACAACGGCGGCGGACCGGCCGGAGCCAGTCAGCGGCATAAACATACACAATGGGTCCCCCCGGCAGAGAGCAACGGCTCTTTGGCTTTGTATCTGGATGAGCTTCCTGCTCAGGCCCCGGTTGGCAGCGTGCATCGGCACCCGGCATTGGCCTTTGAACACCGCTTTGTGCGCCTGCTGGAGACGCAGGACCCGACCACTTTGAGCAGCAGCTTGTTGAGCGCTTACCAGCTTGCGTGCAAGGAATTGGGTCTGGTCATGGACGAACAGGGTTTGTTGCCGCCCCATAATATGCTGGCCGGTCAGGGCTGGCTGCTGGTGGTGCCGCGTAGCGTGGAGCTGGTGGATGGCATCTCGGTCAATGCCCTGTCGTATGCAGGCTGCATTTATGTCCGCACTCCCGAGCAAATCGAGCGAGTGCGGCAGATAGGCCCTTTAGCTGTTCTGGCTCAGGCTGCCTACACCAGCACGCGTCAGGCTTGA
- a CDS encoding response regulator transcription factor produces the protein MHVSSDAHILFIAPEPFGATDLLVLLRTSFGRVSFALDAQQGLARCLSLRPDFVLSDYHLPRLRGDVFMRLLRANPQTAAIPVVFLSARSCADSQLMALRSGARDFIDYRTNVQLVLERIRLHLSLREVQQEKASREYWRLLERGKESSPRTPLVEAVQQHVRDNLSEPLSAENLAALFGTSARRLNALFKTACGVTVHDYVRSTRMGYAMHLLTHTDMAIINVAVESGYVNPANFATAFRQYSGLSPSVYRQCNRSNI, from the coding sequence ATGCATGTTTCGTCGGATGCTCATATTCTTTTCATTGCTCCCGAACCTTTCGGTGCAACAGATCTGTTGGTGTTATTGCGCACCAGTTTTGGCCGCGTCAGCTTTGCGCTTGATGCGCAGCAAGGCTTGGCGCGCTGTCTGTCATTGCGGCCCGACTTTGTGCTGAGTGATTACCATCTGCCTCGTTTGAGAGGGGATGTCTTTATGCGATTGCTGCGCGCCAACCCGCAAACAGCCGCCATACCGGTTGTGTTCTTGTCGGCCCGTTCCTGTGCCGACAGTCAGTTAATGGCCTTGCGTAGCGGGGCGCGCGATTTCATCGATTACCGAACGAACGTGCAACTGGTGCTGGAACGTATTCGTCTGCATCTGAGTCTGAGAGAAGTACAACAAGAGAAGGCGAGCAGGGAATATTGGCGCTTGTTGGAACGTGGCAAGGAGTCGTCCCCACGCACTCCCTTGGTAGAGGCAGTGCAGCAGCATGTACGCGACAATCTATCGGAGCCGCTCAGTGCCGAGAATCTGGCGGCCTTGTTTGGCACAAGTGCCCGGCGTCTGAATGCACTTTTCAAAACAGCCTGTGGCGTGACGGTGCACGATTACGTGCGCTCCACCCGGATGGGCTATGCCATGCACCTGTTAACGCATACCGACATGGCCATCATCAATGTGGCTGTGGAGTCTGGCTATGTGAATCCGGCCAATTTTGCCACTGCGTTCAGACAATATAGCGGCCTGTCTCCTTCGGTTTATAGACAGTGCAATAGATCTAATATTTAA
- a CDS encoding trimeric intracellular cation channel family protein — protein MLLLVLYIIAITAEAMTAALAAGRRDMDWVGVCTIACVTALGGGSVRDVLLGHYPLTWVQHPEYLWITAGAAILTALIAPIMRRLHSLFLLLDAMGLVVFTVIGCQIALEMQLPITVVLLSGMITGCAGGVLRDILCNDIPLLLRKEMYASVSMLTGALYLGAQHLDWDPYVTLLGPMIIGLSFRMLALHRNWQMPRFVYRDEWR, from the coding sequence ATGCTCTTACTTGTTCTCTACATTATTGCCATTACTGCAGAGGCGATGACCGCCGCCCTGGCGGCAGGCCGTCGTGACATGGACTGGGTTGGCGTGTGTACCATCGCCTGCGTCACGGCCTTGGGGGGCGGTTCCGTGCGGGACGTGCTTCTGGGGCATTATCCGCTGACCTGGGTGCAGCATCCCGAGTATTTGTGGATTACGGCAGGCGCGGCCATCTTGACGGCCTTGATCGCTCCGATCATGCGGCGTTTGCACAGTCTGTTCCTGCTGCTTGATGCCATGGGGCTGGTGGTCTTTACCGTGATCGGCTGTCAGATCGCGCTGGAGATGCAGTTACCCATTACGGTGGTGCTGCTCAGCGGCATGATTACCGGCTGTGCCGGAGGTGTTTTACGCGACATTCTCTGTAATGACATCCCCTTGCTGTTGCGCAAGGAGATGTATGCCAGCGTATCCATGCTGACCGGTGCTTTATATCTGGGTGCTCAGCACCTGGACTGGGACCCCTACGTAACCTTGCTGGGGCCCATGATTATCGGCTTGAGTTTCCGCATGCTGGCCCTGCATCGTAATTGGCAGATGCCCCGCTTCGTCTATCGAGACGAGTGGCGTTAA